DNA sequence from the Anthonomus grandis grandis chromosome 9, icAntGran1.3, whole genome shotgun sequence genome:
TCcagcatttgataaaaaaaatttaaagaatgtataatttatcaatttatgttGTAATAAAGTTTTACAATTTAAACGTTATTATTTCGTGAACAGTCAAAGATAATTATAGACCATTATAAATGCAAAAAGgaggtttaattaaaaaaaaaaaattctgtcacACTTTGCGATATTGTCACTATTTATATATTTCACTCTTTTGTGCGATATTGAACATTTATATTTGATGTCAACATATGCCGgatccaaaaataaaatcgacgagtccgagaattaaaaaaagaattgaattctcttttgttaaatttatcCGTTATTAAATCATAACCCTTTATATTATTGTGTGATATACAATGTATCTATTTGAggattataataaaattaaagtaactATCTTAAAGATTGTaggttttaattatatttatagggtttttatattttcttcttatCACACCCTCAGCTCTTAAAAACTCAGTCTAAGTGCACCTGTACCATCTTCTAAGGTCTTTTAACTACGAGTTCTGATGTCTTTCAACAGATCTTTTGCCCTGAATCTTTCCTTCAATTATCAGCCTCAGTAATTCGTATTTTTCGCCTTTTATGATACGCCCtatgtatcttttttttctctttattgaTGTTTAATCACCCTTTTGCCTTTTTCATTCTTCTTAATACCTCTTCGTTTGTAACTCAGTAAATCTATGAGATACGAAGCGTGCAGCGacatacataaatttaaaaagcctCAATTTTTGTCGCAGTTATTGGATCGAGAGTCCAGTTTTCATAACAGTACAGTAATGCACTAAAAATATAGCACCTGACTTGTTGAATAATTAAACTAGGATTTTGGACTTTGCCTTCTTATTTTGCGCCCCTCTGCATGTACTTTATCTGATCCTGTAGATTTTCTGTTTTTCTGAGTTGTTATTGCATGGATGACTTCGCTCTTTATAATAGTAGGTTCCTTCTATTATCATCCACTTCCGTGAGAGACTCGGCCGGTCATCATCAAACAGTTTCTCTAAGTAGTTCttcctttttttgatttttcttggATCTCAGTTTATGACCTCTTTATTCGTATTTCTGAGGATTCCCACCTGCTTTTTTTCTCTCCATTCCTATCAGCTCTTTTAGCTTTTTGTGCACGTTGGAGAAATCATGTTTTTGCTGCAGTAGCTTAATTTTTCGGCATTTCTTGAACAGATACAACTTCTTTACTTTTCTAACTCGATCACTATTTTTTAACGTTCCTATTTATCTCCTTATACTTCAGCAGTATTTGTCTTTCCCCTTGTCTTTCCTTTTCTTCGTCATAAGTTTCAGAATTTCCTCTGTCATCTATTCCTTGCTCTTTCTGTTTTGCTTAATCCCAGTGTCCTGTTCCTGAACTTTCACTATGATATTCTATATTTCATCCCACGTATCCTTTGTGTCGAGTCTATGTTGTTAATCttcttcaaattaaaaaatacaaatattattatttttttaaggtgttgTATTTCACATTTGTGAAACGCTTTATTCTGAAGACCATACCAACCGGTTTGTGATCGCTACTGATATGTTTTTACTGATTTAACGTACTTTTTGATTTtgtctgatttttttattagatattttattctGGTTGTTTGCAATTGATATCCAGGTATATAAGCATCTGGGATGTTACTTAAATAAAGTATTGGAGATGAAAGGATTATACTCATTACATGCACTACAACCAACTTTAGCATTTAGATCTCCTATGATTCTGGTAACTTCAGTTTTTTAGTGAGTTTTAGCGATCATCAAATcccattttgtttttcttttttcatctTATTCAAgttcaaaagacttttattaccacttaaacattgtacatagaaaattacacttttttttattacaagaatttacacaatgctaagagtaatgcggacttaactgcgattataaaaacaaccgataacacatacacaagttagcgcgcatgtgctgctcagaccgttaaaacataccaacctaattacaactaaaacaaaaataaagactttcccaattataattatttataaaataagttattaaaccttaaaaacatataaaagctaaaaacaaaaaaaatgtagggTAATAATTCACTATATCAATTACATTCATATAGGTACCATTTGTGCAATAGACAGAGAGGAGGAAGGGCACcaaaaaacacgagccgagattggaaaaccagggcaacacgacgcaaaaatgaataCATATTTCAATGTATGTTATAAAATAACTGCTCTGTATACCTTCATAATACTATAAAATACCTACGcgtaaataaactatttatatccttgtaatagaaataaaaaaagtttattttaccTGATATGGTGGTAAAGTATCACTAGCCCCACTATCTAACGGCATCACTACACTCGGATCCGAGCTCGCCTTGGTGAGTCTTCCAGGAGTGGGAAGTCCACCACTTCCCGAAGGAGATGTCGGCGGACCCGGACTGTGTTCCAAGTCGCTTTCGGGAGAACTCGCATAAGACAGACGTAGCGAAGACATGGGAAAGAGGAAGTCGTCGGAAAGAGACTCTTCCGGCTGTTGAGTAAGTTATGAGAACGTAAAGACATGCGTTATGAGAGTATTGTTTAATAATTGGTTAGATTTAAACACGAATGGTGTTAGATGGGGGCTTAAAATGCATGTTAAAATTGGCggtttatttacttaattttgttaatattttatcacaATATTTAAGTTGTGAAATGAGGAATTGAGttgcaatattttaaaggtGCCAGTATGCTTAATGGAGTATGAAATAGTTCAAATTAGTAAATTCACTACCACTGGTCACCTGAATCAGACTTTTACAATTACAATTCTCACCTATTCTATTAAATATACTTTCATTACAATAAGAACCATGCTCACCAACGGAGATCTCAATTTGGAGttgaaaaaacaaatagtaaatTGGTACACCTACCCTGTATTCCCATACAAAGTTAAGAGCTGTACAGTTTCTAAGGTTATGGAGAAATGAATTGAGGCCTTTAAGATGTAGGTTTACAAGAGTCCTGAAGATACCTTGGACCaaccatataaaaataatgaagtacTAACCGGAATGATGTGCCAACCACAACTCTTACTCACAATTAAAACACGAAAACTTGAATACCTAGTAGAAGAAAAGAGAGATCCGGGTCGAAGAAGAATTTCCTAGTTGGTAAGTCTCCGCAAATGGTATGATGCTACCTCCACTGTGCTGTTTAGATGTGCTATCAATCAAGTTCGATGTAGCCAACATTTGTAACCTATCGATTACATGAGAAGAACAAGTTCgattattaaagtaatttttgagttatacttATTTACGATTCTCAATGAATTCCAAGTTATATGGCAAATAGTTTGGAGAAAATGTTATTTACTAAGGTACATTTATTATAGTTCTTTACTTTAAGGATAAGATAGGATAAACACATAGTCAAGATCTACACCATTAAATTGCTTAAATCCTCAACGAAACAAAGAAGAAATTGAGACAGTCGAACTCACTGAATATACATTTTGTTGAGGATTTTGAAGAAGCATCAAGTGATTTCTCATTTTATAGGTAGAATCACGAGAATTGGAATGATTGGCTAAAGAACAAGATTTTTACGATATTTGGTTCTAATACGACGGGACTACTACATAAGACTTCGGAAGATATTCCCTGGGTGGCCGAGAAGATCCTGATCTAAGCTCTCTTAAGAACAAGATTCTTGAGCATTGTCCTGACGATTTGGAAGATCTCTATCAATCGCCGTCTTTCCGATTGATATATACATCAGTTTTTTCACTTACATTAGTTTTGGAGAACGTAATCTTGCTGATGTCAAACGTAAATGAAAAGAATTTGGTATAGTACTAGCTGATTTAAGTagaataatacatttttgtcGTAAGTTGTTATCAGCCTTATGGCTTCCCTACCAGGGTTCAAGTATTAAGAAGagattattttaaagtattaacGAGGGATCTCTTAAGACTTTATATACCTGGAAAGTAGTGCCAGTCAGGACTTTCAGGGTTATCTTAGACGCTTTATAGTTCGTCGGAAACTCTGTTATCCAGAGAGACTTTGAAGATATCTTCGCATGTACTAATAccgttgattgagaatatgggATATATTCaatttcccaaatattcaatcaacgctaataCCTACCTAGCAATGGTAGAGAATGTCATCTTGTTGATGTAATCGGTAAAACTTCGGAGATAATACTGAATTTGTacgtttttctatttttttttaatagcccTACTATAGCCTGTAGATGTTGAACTACtcttaatttttagttaaacagagaaataaaaaaaatgaagaaaacaaATCCGAAGAATTATATAGGattgtttgctttttttttatattttcattaaatttctaGTCACTGATTATTAACATTTGTGTAtagacattttatttggtaaataGTAATAAGACTTTAGAAAAATtaggttaagttaaatttttctgGTTCGAAGGTCAAAGACAACccagatacagggtgataattcTCGTTTTTAAGGAAATTCAGAATATGGTTTTGTTGCGCTAGAGGGCGCCACTAgccacattttgatttttttttaataggcttggcataatttaatttattattcaaaatatgcATTGCGCATAccattttgcttaaaaaagatatacttaaaaaatctcGCTACGActacccaacccaacccaacccaacccaaccgaTATAATTTCGAgatatttacgtttaaagtttttaacgcacacaagataaaattttattttcctactTCAGGTTAAAATACTTATTAAGTAGGCTGCTGAcaagataaattattataaatgtcattATCACTGTCAGGGTTAATGTTCTTGTCAGTTACTTTGATGAGTGATTATATAAACTGAAAGTCACACATTTAGTAACGTTATCTTTTATGACGTTCTTATTGTTAGTGCTGTTAGTTATTGGTATTTATTGTTACTTGTTGCGTATAACGTAAAAGTCGAAAACCTTGGCCCGCATAAAGTCCAGACTTTAacccattagatttttgcatATGGGGATACATGAAATGAAATGTTTATGAAAATACAACAGACATAAGAGAGCAATTAACACAATATAGGAGAGCAATTAATGGTATAAAACTGCTATTGAGTCATTTCAAAATGAGATAATCTTTTTTAGGATTGGGCGATATTTGTTGATAATTCGCTGGCAAATAttcatactttttattttttgtttatcttttgtattttgttattcATTCGAAGTACAATAGAGTAGTTTAAATAGTCATTTTTGTTGAGTACATTGAAAACATGACatgtaaatatctcgaaaaggcTTAATCGTAGCGAAGTTTTTGaagtatatctttttttaagcaaaactgttttcacaatgcatattttaaataaaaaaaacttaattataacaagcctaaaaaattacgaaattaaaaaaaaaaatgttgctgGGGGCGCTCTCtatgacaaaatttaaaaaaaaaaattatttttaagatttgcgATATAAGAAGCAACccatatttcaaattttgttaaaaacaaagaataaatgctaaatttatggccaaaattaaaaaaaaaatacattaggtTTATCACCCTTGATTGTATCTTGATTATCTTTGActttcggactaggaaaatttaacttaacctatttttttttcgaaaagtatttactgttaaattatttactattattcATGAGACACTCTCtatataaaatagttaaagGTTTATATTTCAAAAGTGGCTTACTAAAAGTTAAATCTCCCCAAAAACCTCTTCACGAATAGTAGAAAACCTCCTTGAATcacttgatttattaaaattgattaaagcATTATTACATTCGTGGTAAATAGGCTCTTGCAaacaatcattaatattattaataggcAAAGCCACACAATTACTATTCACACCAACACTTTTACTTGCATTTCTTTCATTATTATTCTGTTCTGGTTCGGGTGATTCCCGAGCCACTGCTCTTGAATAGTCCGGAACATAAAGGGAACATTCTCTGGATGGTGTCGGAGTAAATTCGTACCAAGAACTGTCACGATAAGTGGAACATTCGCGACATATACTAGATGAACGATCAGGAATGAATGGAGAAATATAAGCGGATGTTCTATGAATGAACTGGGGTGAACTATACATAGAAAGGGCTGATTTGCGGGTACGCGACGGTCGATGACGACCGGGAAGGGAATTTGTGGATTTCGGTTGAAGGAAAATCGAAGGGAAATAGATATCGGAGTAAATATCCTGCAAGAGAAACCCGTcaccataataattttaaaatagagaaAATCTACTTACTTTACTTTCCGACATCCATAAGGCGCCACTTTGTTGTTTATCGATAACTTCGCGAACTTTTCTATACCACGTGTCGGTATTGTCTGTTAAAGTTATTGTGGAGTTGAAAATGTGGCCCCAGACTTTATCCAGTTTTTGGCATTGTTCCAGGAGCTTTTTTGAGCTTTTGTGTGCGGTCCTACAAGACGAAGTATATATTGTTGTATTTATAGGGATTTTGTATATTTCCGTATGTTGTTAAAATGTGATGATTTTCGTTgaaatttagtttgtttttagaaaagttaaaacaattttaatagaaatatattataagCCTATACAGTGCATTAATGAAAGACCTTCTTTTTATGCAAGGTGAATAAGTTTTTTTCCTACAGGGAGGGTCATTGTAATATATGCACCCAAGTTTTTCCGAGTGAGCGAGATACAGAAAAACCTTAGAGGTCAAAATTGTTCAGGACAGAAAAGGACATGTATGTGTAGAGGTCGTTATTCACGATCAGAACAATTTTTTCAAACGGGATTCCCTATTATTTGTAGCGGTTTCGAAAAGAGCGGAAAATTTTGcgtttaatgatattttaagaTTTCTCCACCTTAAGGTCAAATTACAAAAAGCTGTTTATTAATGTTTCTGTtctaattaaacattttaaaaatactttagcGGGTGGATCAATcacaaagttttaaataaacttaaccaTCTTGACCTTGAGGTCATTTATCAAGGTCATTTTCAGGTTCAATGTTTCAGTCGACGCAAATCGTTCGTTGTTAAACAAAGTTTGTCTTGGAATCGCAGCACATGCTTCACAAATCCGATCTTGCATGTTGTCTCTCGTCGTGTGTCGTTATTAGGaaacaacattctttaaataacaccacaaataaaaatctgatGAGATCATACCAGGTAAGTTTGCGGGCCAGTCCACCAGGAGGTCCGGTTACTTCCTCGTTTAAACGAAGAATAAGTTTTGTACAAGAATTGTCTAGAAAGCAGTATTCTATCATTTGATCTTTTTCAAGGATATGATGTCAAAGTTTAAAACATAgtgaaatttccatttttttcgaattcgctGCAAAAAATAGAGATTCccattttaacaaattactcAGATTTTGGAAAACTACTTCAAGGCCAAAATGACCTCTACAGGTAAATAACACTTTTTGAATTAAACAGCTTTGGTCTTAAACATTTTTCTGTATCATATTTACTTTCGACTTTTCAATTTGGGTGCATATGTTAAAATGACCCACCCGATAAATTAACAGAAAATACAAATTGGTAAGACGTGGAAATTGATGGTGATAATTtctaattagaaaatatttaaagcttAAGATTAATTATCTCATTTTATTAGTCTTTTTTCTATGCGAATCATAATATATTGAAACTTTGACAAGAAATAATGATTTCTCTCAAGTGTTTCATTTTACAGTAAATCTTTTTCTTTACTTAActtatttgttttgaatttgttctaatttttaagctctttataaaaattcaatttcagaACCTTAATCCCAGTAACCTTCCATAAATGAAAGTAATTATACATTCTatgatctttatttttttaagttgtatcAAAAAATGCCTACGAAAGTATATAAATTGCTAATATTGTTATCGATAAATATTTCAAGATTTAACTTTTTGCTGGAGATAATAGATTTTAAGATAATTGACCTAGAGGGACTTGACTTTATCTTAGGCTTGAACAAAATAACGTTTTTTAGGAATATCTGAGTGGCATCAAAAAAGTCCGAATTGTGCtctaaaaaatagtatttacatgATTTTTCAGATATTAGGCCTATATAGAGCTAAATCTCACTAACTTTTGAAAGAGTCGCATAATGAACTATAACAGTAAACTATGTGAATCCCGTAGGATTGAATGTTAAGAATATCATAACATAAGGTCctacatttaaaattacttagggggtaagtaatattaaaaattgttgccAAGTATCAACGTCATACATGTCTTGAAAATAGAtgattgcaattttttatatgatttatcTCTGCGGTTGTCAAAGTTTAAACAATTGGCCtcctttcaaaatttaatattatacactGTTCCGAGAGTTGCCTACCTTACATCGCAGAGCTTATAGGCAACCACAttgaattcaaaatttattattatacattgtACCAAGAGTTGTCTTCTTTCATGGCAGAGTTTATAGTCAACGCTCTTgacttatttaataataatataatttttcataaggCTTGTCCAGTTGGAAAAGCTTTACGTTACTTTAATGGCACTTGTCAAcatgtcaataatttttaaagttagtaatTTATATGGAAATACCtgctatattatttattatgattaaaATCTTACTTTGGTAAGCCGGTCCTCAACTGCTTGACAATCATCTTAGTTTCAGCCTTGAAAAACACCACAATCGGATACATTTGAGCATAGTTGAGTCGTTCAACTGCATTTGGAGTAATATCTAGTAAAGCATGCTTTCCAGTCGATATTACGTCCCTTATAGCCGATAACCTTATAATATTTGACGAAGATTTTTGAGACTTTGAGTTTTCATCGTTAGAAACATCCagctctacaaaaaaaattatttccatatTATTATGATTGAAGCAGATTTATTAAACACTTACGTGGTGAGACAAATTTATCTGGGAAGTCCTTAAGTAGTTTATCTCTAGCCACGTCTGCAATCGGTCCGAATAAGATCACTGGTCTGGTAAAACCTGGATGCTTCAACAAAACTCTTTCATAGGCTGGGAATTTGGATATGGTGTCGGAGAATAGGATATCGTCCCAGTGTTCTTTGCCCAAACTGAAAAACCTAAACTGGATCagtaaaataccaaaaaggGACTAAAAAAGAGTTAAAACGGATACATCACTAATCTATTTTTCCTATAAGTACcaattaaaatctgtttaaaacATCTCTGGATATAGACTAATTAATTTAAGCAATTTACCTCTTGGACCTCCTATTCGAACTCCTCCTCCTCTTAAAGAAACTTCCTCGAGATTCGTTTGCCGACATTTCCTTTTTGGTAGCATTAAACTGCGCCGTAGCTAGCTCCTCTGCCCTTGCTTTATTTGGAATAATTCCCTTTTGCACCTCCTGATTGTTTCGacctaattaatatttttcttatatatgaTTTTCCTGATGGAAAAAATGCCATTGTCTCACCTATTCTAAACACTTGCCAACACCCGACCACCCCATTGTATAAGGTGTCAATGACATGGAAAATGTCCCCGGATCTAAAGGACATTTCACCTTTGGCGGGGTTGTCGTAGTGAAAGTGagtttttatgtaaaaactGTCTCCTTTTTGAGAAGCAACGATGCTGTCATACTCCTCCTTACAAAACTGCACAATTAACTCGATCCGATCCTGTAAACTTAATAGAAACAACACCGCTTCCTCCCTAGTAACCCCTGTCATATCCATGTCATTCacctacaaaacaaaaatgtttaggagtatatttattaacatttaaatttaaaattactttaagtatTTTATCTCCTGGTTGTAGTCCTTGTAAGGAAGCGGGACTTCCTGGTTGGACTGCGGTGACAAAGATACCGGCGTGGTTGCCTCCAGTTAATCTGATTCCTACTGATCCTTCTTTGTGGAATGTGATAAACCTCGCGTCAGGACTAAAGCATAAAGTAAAAacgatgaattaaaaaaatatgttaaacaAGGGTGAAACTCACATAGGTTGTTTGGTTTTTGGAATAATAGGATCATCTTCATATAGCTGTCTTCTAGAACTATAGTAATCTGAAAgcaacaatattaataaatgtggAAATCATGTAAAAAATGCCGTACCTTCTGCTCTAGGAGGTGGTGGTCTTGGTGGTTCATCTCTACTCTTCGCCCTATCATAACCCTGTAAGCTATTGCTGTTCCTCGTATCCAGTTGATTTAGATTTGCTTCAGATAAAGGCCCTCTAGATCGTCCTCGAGGAGCCAAGTTTGATTTTTCGTCATTTAGAGAGTTAGGTCCACTTAATGCTAcgaaagaaaaaatcaattaaaagagGATCATTCTTATTCTTTGAGTTGAACAATTAAGTAGACACTTAGCAGAACACGCCTCAGATAACCAAATAGTTATTAGAGATGATCGAGTTATTTGATAGTGCTTAAATTTTGTGGTATTGTGACATATTTCTGTACATTTTTAGTATTTCTTCCCTTGAATCTATATTGACTTTGATTGATActagttttaagaataataACCTGTTATTGGACTTGTTATGGAgtctaattattaaataattcataaaaagttaaattgtaTTCTATTTCaagataacaaaatatttaataccagACCAGTATGATGCTGCGACCAtggtatatacatttttatttaaatatgaaattccTAGCATAGAAAacaattaaatctaaaataagtaCTTAGAGAAGTACCAACTAAGCTGGTACAAAATACCAAACGCGAAATAGAGTGGGTATCATTTGCAAATACATCTAGACTTTGGGAAGAGAACTCATGCTTTATGTATAAAGTTCGTGTAATATGTCTAGGAAGAATTAAACGTCATTGCATTTCCAAATCTCACTAAATAATTTGATGAAGATTATGTTTGTCTAAAATGTAAAGAGGAAAGTGACGATATAGTGAAGACCTGGaaaataaggaagataatattacagaatattttagaagatgtacaataagagaaaaaagagaATTAGAGAgaataataatgaaaacaaaattttaacaaacttactTAACCAAGTTAAGATAAGGATGGAAATTGTCAATGggtaaactttaaaaaaaacattaggcAATAAAACTGTAGAGAATGAAAAAGATAAAGTGTTAAATACTAAGTATGATAAGAAACTTGTACCAAAGAAAAAGTAGATGATAAAAATTATCAAGAGCCAATACGCAAGAGAAAGAACAAACATTAAGAAATAAAGAGAAGAACTATTTTAAAACTACTAATTATGTACTTCTTATGTAAAAACGTCTATTCCAGCTTAAGGTTTATCAGATATGCAGTAAAAAGATTGAGGGTAAtcggttttaatttaaaatcggAATTTTTTAAGTGTATAAGTGGTATGATATACTAAGTttactttattgaaaaaatcttacTAACCAGCTATCGGATCAGCTTTTTCATCGTAAGAATTGTTTTGAGTATGGTTGGAACTCCTGGTAGGTGGTTGAACATATAAATTCTGATTGGAGTAACTCTGGTTCGGGGAAGTCAGGAAATCATCACCTAAAttcacaatttaataatttccaaGCAAGTCAACACTTCTACGACAAAAATCTACTTTCTATGGCATCACACTATTAGTCAGCTACAATACTCCAAACACCAATtacctttataaaaattattgacagCACCTGTAGTACTTATAGAACTCTGAGCCTGATGTGAAATATTCGACGGCCCTACATATTCCCTCGATGCCACCGTGAGATGCAATTTGTCCTTGCAACTATCGATGATCTTCTTCGCTTCCTTTAATGACATCAGATCGTTACAGTTGGTATTGTTGATCTTGGTGACAAAGCTGCCTAAGTCTAACGATTGATTGGTATTAATCAACTGATCACGAGCTTTTGAAGAGATTTCCTTAATGAACAGCTTACAGCCCAACACCACTCCAAAATCCTCTTTTTTGGAGTTCttagtcaaaattattttggtgGTTGTGGGAGGATTGATTCCTAAGGCGGCCAATGGAGGAGGTCCGCTATAAGAGGAGCTGTGAGCATGCGACAGTTGCAATGCTCGCCTTTTAACCACCAAGGTGACGGTGTCGCCACTGTCGCGTAACACTTGGACCGCTGTGGCGTAATCCACATTTTGTAAAGAGATTCCGTTGACAGAAATGATCCTGTCATTTACCCTAGTTAAtgaaaagttttttagttttatttaattatatcgtAATTTCTTTAGTAGATTCTTACTGTAGCAATCTCTCAGCTGGTCCAGCAGCCAAAACATCGCTGACAGCAATACTTGGATCACCGGAGGCAAAATGCGGATTGTCTCTTCCGCCAGACACCGCAATCCCGAAACCGAATCCGGGAACTCTGGTGACGCAGATCTGCTTGTAATCCCATCCTCTTTCCTGAAACAAAAAAGCAAACATAAAATCCTTTCGAAATATTCCTTAAAGATGGTCATTCTCCTCTTGAAAATGCAGAAATAGCAGAAGAAGAGAAGGCGAAGAAGAATCGTCAAGGTCGAAACTAGAAGCGGCACGACAGGATTTTTAATTCGACCCATGCCACCGGTTTGTTCAGCACGTGGTTTCTACCATTTAAATCTGTTTTGGTCGCGTTCAGTTTAGGTTCgtttaattttcacttttcatGGTAATTAAGGCAATTACGGTGTTTTTGTTTAAGACTATTCGAATTAACTTTGATATAGTATAAGCGAGTTTTTAAGTTGTTATTAGTATCAGGTCAAAGCTCTTTTGTTGTCACTTTTCATTAGCTAAAATCAAGGTTATACGCCCACACAAAGGGTCATTATGGAACAATATTCTTTGTTTAAATCGTATAATATTTCAACGGATATGTGATTgtattgattaatttatttagtatttagttgACCAACCGAAGCATTTAGTTAATTGAG
Encoded proteins:
- the LOC126740396 gene encoding uncharacterized protein LOC126740396 isoform X3 → MFKNETKKREPKKDKNVSVHHKPKRKRVKRFKPRSLLIKRERGWDYKQICVTRVPGFGFGIAVSGGRDNPHFASGDPSIAVSDVLAAGPAERLLQVNDRIISVNGISLQNVDYATAVQVLRDSGDTVTLVVKRRALQLSHAHSSSYSGPPPLAALGINPPTTTKIILTKNSKKEDFGVVLGCKLFIKEISSKARDQLINTNQSLDLGSFVTKINNTNCNDLMSLKEAKKIIDSCKDKLHLTVASREYVGPSNISHQAQSSISTTGDDFLTSPNQSYSNQNLYVQPPTRSSNHTQNNSYDEKADPIAALSGPNSLNDEKSNLAPRGRSRGPLSEANLNQLDTRNSNSLQGYDRAKSRDEPPRPPPPRAEDYYSSRRQLYEDDPIIPKTKQPIPDARFITFHKEGSVGIRLTGGNHAGIFVTAVQPGSPASLQGLQPGDKILKVNDMDMTGVTREEAVLFLLSLQDRIELIVQFCKEEYDSIVASQKGDSFYIKTHFHYDNPAKGEMSFRSGDIFHVIDTLYNGVVGCWQVFRIGRNNQEVQKGIIPNKARAEELATAQFNATKKEMSANESRGSFFKRRRSSNRRSKRFFSLGKEHWDDILFSDTISKFPAYERVLLKHPGFTRPVILFGPIADVARDKLLKDFPDKFVSPQLDVSNDENSKSQKSSSNIIRLSAIRDVISTGKHALLDITPNAVERLNYAQMYPIVVFFKAETKMIVKQLRTGLPKTAHKSSKKLLEQCQKLDKVWGHIFNSTITLTDNTDTWYRKVREVIDKQQSGALWMSESKDIYSDIYFPSIFLQPKSTNSLPGRHRPSRTRKSALSMYSSPQFIHRTSAYISPFIPDRSSSICRECSTYRDSSWYEFTPTPSRECSLYVPDYSRAVARESPEPEQNNNERNPEESLSDDFLFPMSSLRLSYASSPESDLEHSPGPPTSPSGSGGLPTPGRLTKASSDPSVVMPLDSGASDTLPPYQPTYDSRYGFSNSSQPNQQPPPQSTDIPPDSPLTKDPSYNLSNPDIPSSINSTEFNKGSDIYTANIYRANEYKSGEFGGGERRNDFDSPDRTSGERGMQHKRQPSSLHGPYNHAKAHSLSNEQAMPNSPLAKEGLYGTAPDLPPRVDRAAKPMGILATPGKIPNGRSAHERLFGSKSVISETTNGTENGGFVENNKAGSLERSQNSKSDSLSSYDSYNKQPQTRIGPNLHDDLKTTLSKIDPAHQNSPSRGGNRWNHDQPNHHRLGGSKLDLKYNLPPGDPINDNSPRHSREVLGGSREENGAAVGEGVSPRGSVERDIYRYARSPAKQNIPGKSHIETKTDYGKYSRNNNINTVQSPHHPSSDYTRTSHQDLRESQLSIHQHSPMRSPPSNMNGYDMESSHPNINTLNGNQYKPIPPPKPKNYKPPHSQSYGRGDGMVPPANIYQHGKSHSNPVDPRNTHPNSPHHNYYYNSPHAQATHHASPYNQSSLGHYDMAPPYHHESPRRHPSISYASRSEIQQIAAHDYGGGDHHHHNHDNHQMGDHRSPPVVDLQGSREQRGSAFELYRKPVGHNLRGINHQDPYHHNHPESDYYGSQPELAPPHKLTHSSSATNSPKIKPKLTKAQSFKHNKSENGGGSGFSTPRLFRKWSFGRKSKEGTPKMGKKVMREQCINENQVIKDFNKNSQDFSRPSKRDVTSSYVDHKGATLVNEYWGVSLEVPEGAVPKGEEKQIYFVISDPRLCDNAPPLDLENGETMLSPLVMCGPQGTEFLKPVILNIPHYANTLPSLGITLKATDSEQDVHTDWDNILLPSNHAANSVAVKVDHF